From Acomys russatus chromosome 25, mAcoRus1.1, whole genome shotgun sequence, a single genomic window includes:
- the Npm1 gene encoding nucleophosmin: MEDSMDMDMSPLRPQNYLFGCELKADKDYHFKVDNDENEHQLSLRTVSLGAGAKDELHIVEAEAMNYEGSPIKVTLATLKMSVQPTVSLGGFEITPPVVLRLKCGSGPVHISGQHLVAVEEDAESEDEDEEDVKLLSMSGKRTAPGGGNKVPQKKVKLDEDEDEDDEDDEDDDDDDDDDDFDEETEEKVPVKKSIRDTPAKNAQKSNQNGKDLKPSTPRSKGQESFKKQEKTPKTPKGPSSVEDIKAKMQASIEKGASLPKVEAKFINYVKNCFRMTDQEAIQDLWQWRKSL; encoded by the exons ATGGAAGACTCAATGGACATGGACATGAGCCCTCTTAGGCCTCAGAACTACCTTTTCG gtTGTGAACTAAAGGCTGACAAAGATTATCACTTTAAAGTGGATAATGATGAAAATGAGCACCAGTTGTCGTTAAGAACG GTCAGTTTAGGGGCAGGGGCAAAAGACGAATTACACATCGTAGAGGCAGAAGCAATGAACTATGAAGGCAGTCCAATTAAAGTAACACTGGCAACATTGAAAATGTCTGTACAACCAACG GTTTCTCTTGGGGGCTTTGAAATTACACCACCTGTGGTCTTAAGGTTGAAGTGTGGTTCAGGACCTGTGCACATTAGTGGACAGCACCTAGTAG CTGTAGAGGAAGATGCAGAGtctgaggatgaagatgaggaagatGTAAAACTCTTAAGTATGTCTGGAAAACGAACTGCACCAGGAGGTGGTAACAAGGTCCCCCAG aaaaaagtCAAACttgatgaggatgaagatgaggatgatgaggatgatgaggatgatgatga tgatgatgatgatgatgattttgatgaggaaactgaagaaaaagttCCAGTGAAGAAA TCTATACGAGATACGCCAGCAAAAAATGCACAGAAATCAAACCAAAATGGAAAAGACTTAAAACCATCAACACCAAGATCAAAG GGTCAAGAGTCCttcaaaaaacaggaaaaaactcCTAAAACACCAAAAGGACCCAGCTCGGTAGAAGACATCAAGGCAAAAATGCAAGCAAGCATAGAAAAA GGTGCCTCTCTTCCCAAAGTGGAAGCCAAGTTCATTAATTATGTGAAGAATTGCTTCCGGATGACCGACCAAGAG gccaTTCAAGATCTCTGGCAGTGGAGGAAGTCTCTTTAA